A genomic window from Streptomyces sp. NBC_01429 includes:
- a CDS encoding SsgA family sporulation/cell division regulator, producing the protein MSPVVEQPAKARLITDAPHPRTVSVTLRYDGADPLAMRIVFPPEVSLDRERGEVVWAFARDLLESGLRLPSGNGDVQVWPCGRAQTVMEFHSPDGVAVVQFDSAPLRRFLRNSYALVPAGEERQDIEVENELSKLLHRS; encoded by the coding sequence ATGTCACCCGTCGTCGAACAGCCCGCCAAGGCCCGCCTCATCACCGACGCCCCCCACCCCAGGACCGTCTCCGTGACTCTCCGCTACGACGGCGCGGATCCGCTGGCCATGCGTATCGTGTTCCCGCCCGAGGTCTCCCTGGACCGCGAGCGCGGCGAAGTGGTCTGGGCCTTCGCCCGCGACCTCCTCGAATCCGGCCTGCGGCTGCCCTCGGGCAACGGCGACGTCCAGGTGTGGCCCTGCGGCCGGGCACAGACCGTGATGGAGTTCCACTCGCCCGACGGGGTCGCGGTGGTGCAGTTCGACTCGGCGCCGCTGCGCCGGTTCCTGAGGAACTCGTACGCGCTGGTCCCGGCCGGCGAGGAGCGGCAGGACATCGAGGTGGAGAACGAGCTGAGCAAGCTGCTGCACCGAAGCTGA
- a CDS encoding MMPL family transporter, producing the protein MATFLYKLGRLAFRRRHYVALVWVALLALAGVGAASASTATSSSFSIPGTEAQKAFDLLEQRFPGASADGATARVVFKAPGDEKMSEAGHKAEVGKIVKELTDSSKQVASVTDPYKAGGLSEDGTTAYIQVAYKVSGMELTDATRTALEEAGTDARDQGLTVEIGGDALQVMPETGATEIIGVAIAAVVLVITFGSLIAAGLPLLTALIGVGVGIATITALANVLDLGSTTSTLAMMIGLAVGIDYALFIVSRYRNELSEGRDREEAAGRAVGTAGSAVVFAGLTVVIALVGLAVVNIPMLTKMGFAAAGTVVIAVLIALTLIPALLGFAGKRVHGRKQRAALENKAARTAGGQEQDEEKPNMGTRWARFVLRKPVTVLVTAVVGLGVIAVPAASLELGLPDDGSQPTSTTQRKAYDLLSDGFGPGFNGPLMVVVDGKAENNAKAAATKVSDSIKKMDAAAVVTPPALNKAGDTATITVIPKDRPSSVKTEDLVHSIRDTGSTVQSDDGAEVLVTGATAMNIDFSQKMNDALIPYLALVVGLAFLLLMLVFRSVLVPLKAALGFLLSVVAALGAVVAVFQWGWLGGLFGVEQTGPIMSMMPIFMVGVVFGLAMDYEVFLVTRMREAYVHGEQPGEAVVTGFRHGARVVVAAAVIMIAVFAGFIGSSESMIKMIGFGLAIAVFFDAFVVRMAIVPAVLALLGKRAWWLPRWLDRLLPNVDVEGEALQKTLAGSSGAGDGPDGGPGAARELVRA; encoded by the coding sequence GTGGCCACGTTCCTCTACAAGCTCGGCCGGCTCGCCTTCCGGCGCCGCCACTATGTCGCCCTGGTGTGGGTGGCGCTGCTGGCGCTCGCCGGAGTCGGCGCCGCCTCCGCGTCCACCGCCACCTCCAGCTCCTTCTCCATACCGGGGACGGAGGCGCAGAAAGCATTCGACCTCCTGGAACAGCGCTTCCCCGGAGCCAGCGCCGATGGCGCGACCGCCCGGGTCGTCTTCAAGGCGCCCGGCGACGAGAAGATGTCCGAAGCGGGCCACAAGGCCGAGGTCGGCAAGATCGTCAAGGAGCTGACGGACAGCTCGAAGCAGGTCGCCTCGGTGACCGACCCGTACAAGGCGGGCGGCCTGTCCGAGGACGGTACGACGGCCTACATCCAGGTCGCGTACAAGGTCAGCGGGATGGAGCTGACCGACGCGACCCGTACCGCGCTCGAAGAGGCCGGCACCGACGCCCGGGACCAGGGGCTGACGGTGGAGATCGGCGGTGACGCGCTCCAGGTCATGCCGGAGACCGGTGCCACCGAGATCATCGGGGTGGCGATCGCGGCCGTCGTGCTCGTGATCACCTTCGGCTCGCTGATCGCGGCCGGACTGCCGCTGCTGACCGCCCTCATCGGCGTCGGCGTCGGTATCGCCACCATCACCGCGCTCGCCAACGTGCTGGATCTGGGCTCGACCACCTCCACCCTCGCGATGATGATCGGGCTCGCGGTCGGGATCGACTACGCGCTGTTCATCGTCTCCCGCTACCGCAACGAACTGTCCGAGGGCCGCGACCGCGAGGAAGCGGCCGGACGGGCCGTCGGTACGGCGGGTTCCGCCGTGGTCTTCGCCGGGCTCACCGTCGTGATCGCGCTCGTCGGCCTCGCCGTCGTCAACATCCCGATGCTCACCAAGATGGGCTTCGCCGCCGCAGGTACGGTCGTGATCGCCGTCCTCATCGCGCTCACCCTCATCCCGGCCCTGCTCGGTTTCGCCGGCAAGCGGGTGCACGGACGCAAGCAGCGCGCGGCGCTGGAGAACAAGGCCGCCCGTACGGCCGGAGGCCAGGAGCAGGACGAGGAGAAGCCCAACATGGGCACCCGCTGGGCGCGTTTCGTCCTGCGCAAGCCGGTCACCGTCCTGGTCACGGCCGTCGTGGGGCTCGGCGTCATCGCCGTCCCGGCCGCCTCGCTGGAGCTGGGTCTGCCCGACGACGGCTCACAGCCGACCAGCACCACCCAGCGCAAGGCGTACGACCTGCTCTCCGACGGCTTCGGCCCCGGTTTCAACGGGCCGCTGATGGTCGTGGTCGACGGCAAGGCCGAGAACAACGCCAAGGCGGCGGCCACCAAGGTCTCCGACAGCATCAAGAAGATGGACGCCGCCGCGGTCGTCACCCCGCCCGCCCTCAACAAGGCGGGCGACACCGCGACCATCACGGTGATCCCCAAGGACCGTCCCTCCTCCGTCAAGACCGAGGACCTGGTCCACTCCATCCGTGACACCGGGTCCACGGTGCAGTCGGACGACGGGGCCGAAGTCCTGGTCACCGGCGCCACCGCGATGAACATCGACTTCTCGCAGAAGATGAACGACGCGCTCATCCCGTACCTCGCGCTCGTCGTCGGCCTCGCGTTCCTGCTGCTGATGCTCGTCTTCCGCTCGGTGCTGGTGCCCCTCAAGGCAGCGCTCGGCTTCCTGCTCTCCGTGGTCGCCGCGCTCGGCGCGGTCGTCGCGGTCTTCCAGTGGGGCTGGCTCGGGGGCCTGTTCGGGGTCGAGCAGACCGGTCCGATCATGTCGATGATGCCGATCTTCATGGTGGGCGTGGTCTTCGGTCTCGCCATGGACTACGAGGTCTTCCTCGTCACTCGGATGCGTGAGGCGTACGTCCACGGCGAGCAGCCGGGCGAGGCGGTCGTCACCGGCTTCCGGCACGGCGCCCGGGTGGTCGTCGCCGCCGCCGTCATCATGATCGCCGTCTTCGCGGGCTTCATCGGCTCCAGCGAGTCGATGATCAAGATGATCGGCTTCGGGCTCGCCATCGCCGTCTTCTTCGACGCCTTCGTGGTCCGGATGGCCATCGTGCCCGCCGTGCTCGCGCTGCTCGGGAAGCGGGCCTGGTGGCTGCCGCGCTGGCTGGACCGGCTGCTGCCCAACGTGGACGTGGAGGGCGAGGCGCTCCAGAAGACGCTGGCCGGCTCCTCCGGCGCCGGGGACGGCCCCGACGGCGGCCCGGGTGCCGCCCGCGAGCTGGTGCGCGCCTGA
- a CDS encoding TetR/AcrR family transcriptional regulator — translation MARSRLTPEREAELYAAVLDLLREVGYDALTMDAVAARTHSSKATLYRQWGSKAELVVRAMRSSKPLHMGRIDTGSLRGDFLAMVSHVDDCQVEKDAALMRGLFHAVHDNPDLYQALRELLVEPEIDGLRTLLRRAVDRGEIPADSPALKYVTHMLVGAFAARQLIEGLPPDQAFLAHYVDAVVFPALGV, via the coding sequence ATGGCACGCAGCAGACTCACGCCCGAGCGCGAGGCCGAGCTGTACGCCGCCGTGCTGGACCTCCTGCGCGAGGTCGGTTACGACGCCCTCACCATGGACGCCGTCGCCGCCCGTACCCACTCCAGCAAGGCCACCCTCTACCGCCAGTGGGGGAGCAAGGCCGAGCTGGTCGTCCGGGCGATGCGGAGCAGCAAGCCGTTGCACATGGGCCGGATCGACACCGGTTCGCTGCGCGGGGACTTCCTCGCCATGGTGTCGCACGTCGACGACTGTCAGGTGGAGAAGGACGCCGCGCTGATGCGGGGTCTGTTCCACGCCGTGCACGACAATCCCGATCTGTACCAGGCGTTGCGGGAGCTGCTCGTCGAGCCCGAGATCGACGGGCTCCGGACGCTGCTCCGGCGTGCCGTGGACCGCGGGGAGATCCCCGCGGACAGTCCCGCGCTGAAATATGTCACCCACATGCTGGTCGGCGCCTTCGCCGCCCGGCAGCTGATCGAGGGACTGCCGCCGGACCAGGCGTTCCTCGCTCATTACGTCGACGCCGTCGTCTTCCCCGCCCTCGGCGTCTGA
- a CDS encoding helix-turn-helix domain-containing protein, which yields MLEEAEEIGRRARRARLRLGMPQADLAAALGKSQGWVSKMERGLIELDRVGLLNLLATELHVHPNDLIGRPYNSSPDGNQWQVAASSILRELRRYDLSPVFDGTPRSAGQLWQETTRLHRLRDAAANVAIIQVLPDLFREARALAEVSTGHEHEEAFAIYAVCCKFAHTAAHALGHPELIAMSCERAAWSARMSGDSVMPAVADWMRVWDMWATADWADAVALSDKAIHSVQQAYDQGEPLAVRAWGSLQLRAAVSAARGGRRAEAEDRIEHAKAAANRLGDYAGPPVHDRHSLTFSPGNVQIHAISVTLEMREQRKALAINRRTSPELVAALPNSRQGHHHMDLARAWLWDGNRDKALNELETAERVAPQLIRNHPIARSTLRSIVYAERAATREKLRRMSDRFRLDE from the coding sequence ATGTTGGAAGAAGCCGAGGAGATCGGCCGCCGCGCCCGTCGTGCGCGGCTCCGTCTCGGGATGCCTCAGGCCGACCTCGCCGCCGCCCTGGGGAAGTCTCAAGGATGGGTGTCGAAGATGGAACGCGGCCTGATCGAGCTCGACCGTGTCGGTCTGCTCAACCTGCTCGCGACCGAGTTGCACGTGCACCCCAATGACCTGATCGGGCGCCCCTACAACAGCTCACCCGACGGGAATCAGTGGCAGGTCGCCGCGTCGTCCATCCTGCGCGAACTGCGCCGGTACGACCTCTCGCCCGTCTTTGACGGTACCCCACGGTCGGCCGGTCAGCTCTGGCAGGAGACCACCCGCCTGCACCGCCTCCGCGACGCAGCGGCGAACGTAGCGATTATTCAAGTCCTTCCCGACCTGTTCCGGGAAGCACGCGCCCTTGCCGAGGTATCCACCGGCCACGAGCACGAGGAAGCGTTCGCGATCTACGCCGTGTGCTGCAAGTTCGCGCATACCGCCGCACACGCCCTCGGACACCCCGAGTTGATCGCGATGTCGTGCGAGCGGGCCGCATGGTCCGCCCGCATGTCCGGCGACTCCGTCATGCCCGCTGTGGCCGACTGGATGCGCGTATGGGACATGTGGGCAACTGCGGATTGGGCGGACGCCGTCGCCCTCTCGGACAAAGCGATTCACAGCGTCCAACAAGCTTACGACCAGGGCGAACCTCTCGCAGTTCGCGCGTGGGGATCACTTCAACTGCGCGCGGCTGTATCAGCGGCACGGGGCGGGCGCCGAGCGGAAGCCGAGGATCGCATCGAGCATGCGAAGGCCGCGGCCAATCGACTGGGCGATTACGCCGGACCCCCGGTCCACGACCGGCATTCGCTCACATTCTCACCGGGCAACGTCCAGATTCACGCGATCAGTGTCACCCTGGAGATGCGGGAGCAGCGCAAGGCTCTGGCCATAAATCGGCGCACCAGCCCCGAGCTGGTCGCGGCACTCCCCAACTCCCGGCAGGGTCACCATCACATGGACCTCGCCCGAGCGTGGCTCTGGGACGGCAACCGGGACAAGGCGTTGAACGAGTTGGAAACGGCCGAGCGCGTCGCGCCTCAACTCATCCGCAACCATCCCATCGCGCGATCAACCCTGCGGAGCATCGTCTACGCCGAACGAGCGGCCACCCGCGAGAAGCTGCGCCGCATGTCAGACCGCTTTCGCCTCGACGAATGA